The DNA window TGTACGCGATCGACGGGAACCTTGTCGCCTCCTACAGCGTGCACGCGATGGTGCGGGGATTCCCGGCATCCGATACCGCCAGTGTCGGGCCCGCCGACACGCTGCTCTGAACACCGCCCTGATACCGGAGGACAGTATGGAACCATCGGGCTATCCGGCATGGCCGGACTACCGCGTCGACGTGCGGCGCGTCCGCAACCTGGTCCGGGTCACGCATGCGGACCGCATCCTCGGCGAGACGACCTCGGCACTGCTCGTCGCCGAACAAGATCACGGGATTGCCTTCTATCTCCCCGCCACCGACGTGCGCTTCGACCTGCTCGCACCGGACCGGTACACCTCCCGCTGCCCGTTCAAGGGCACGGCACGGTACTGGCGGTTGGCCGACGGGCCCGACCTGGTCGCCTGGGAGTACCACGAGCCCTACCTCGAGGTCGCGCTGCTGTGCGACCACGTCGGCTTCTACCAGGACCGGGTCCGGGTCGAGGTCGGCGTGGCCGATCCATCGGTCAGCGGTCAGCCGTATCCGACGGGATCGGCCGACGCCAACTGATCGAACCCCCGCCCTACTGCCCGGCCGCGACATCCTGTCGGACCCGGTACTTCTGAATCTTGCCGCTGGCGGTCCGTGGGAAATCTTCCACCACGTGCAACTCCTCCGGCCACTTCTGCTTGGCCAGACCGGCTTCGGCGAAGTGCGCGCGCAGGTCGTCCAACGTCGGCGCGGCACACCCCGGCTTCATCCGCACGACCGCGGCCACATGTTCACCGAGCCTGGCATCGGGCGCGGACACCGCCGCCACCTCCGCGATGCCCGGCAGTGCCAGCAGCACCTCCTCGACCTCGACCGCACTGATGTTCTCCCCGCCCCGAATGATCAGATCCGAGGTGCGATCGGTAATGGTGAGGTAGCCGTCGGCGTCCAGCACACCGACGTCGCCGGTGTGATACCAGCCATTGGCATCGAATGCCGCCGCGGTGAGAGCGTCATCGGTATAGCCGAGGCACAGATCCGGGCCGCGCGTGAGGATCTCCCCCGCGTCGGTGAACCGGATCTCCACCCCCGGCAACGCCTCACCGTCGGTGCAGACCCGCTTGATCTCCGGGGCGGTATGGCGCGAGGCCGTGACCGAGGGATGTTCGGTGCTGCCATAGGCGCGAAATACCGTGATGCCCAGATCGGTCATCCGCCGGGTGACCGCCACCGGGACCGACGACCCGCCCATACCCGCGTATTTCATATGCGGCAGGTGCTGTGGTCCGAAATCGGGGTGATCGAGCAGGCTGGTCATGAAATAGGTCGCGCCGCCACCGACGGTGAGCCCGTCCTCGGTCATCAGCTCGAGCACCTTGCCCGGATTCCAGACGTCGATGAGGTGCACCGCGCTGCCGTCCAGAATCGGAATCAGCAGTGCGTTCAACATGCCGATGAAATGCCCGACCGGCGCGCCGGTGAGCTGCACACCACGATCGGCCGGATAGCGGGCGGCCAGCTGACGGGTTTCG is part of the Nocardia sp. NBC_00565 genome and encodes:
- a CDS encoding DUF427 domain-containing protein translates to MEPSGYPAWPDYRVDVRRVRNLVRVTHADRILGETTSALLVAEQDHGIAFYLPATDVRFDLLAPDRYTSRCPFKGTARYWRLADGPDLVAWEYHEPYLEVALLCDHVGFYQDRVRVEVGVADPSVSGQPYPTGSADAN
- a CDS encoding AMP-binding protein, producing MRKIPQHLVERYEAEGWWTSETIGDALAGGLASAPDARFQVHSQVRPWSGTLREVETVARRLAAGLRARGVGPGDVVAFQLPNWMEAAATFWASAFLGAVVVPIVHFYGRKELGYILESVRPRVFVTAERFGALEFQADLCVDVPIVGVVGRDFDDLLAEQPMAGVLGTDPAGPALIAFTSGTTRDPKGVIHSHRTLGFETRQLAARYPADRGVQLTGAPVGHFIGMLNALLIPILDGSAVHLIDVWNPGKVLELMTEDGLTVGGGATYFMTSLLDHPDFGPQHLPHMKYAGMGGSSVPVAVTRRMTDLGITVFRAYGSTEHPSVTASRHTAPEIKRVCTDGEALPGVEIRFTDAGEILTRGPDLCLGYTDDALTAAAFDANGWYHTGDVGVLDADGYLTITDRTSDLIIRGGENISAVEVEEVLLALPGIAEVAAVSAPDARLGEHVAAVVRMKPGCAAPTLDDLRAHFAEAGLAKQKWPEELHVVEDFPRTASGKIQKYRVRQDVAAGQ